In the Sphingobacterium sp. PCS056 genome, ACTTAAAGATCAGGAAGTGTTGACCAGCATACCAACAGAAATTAAACCTTTTGAAAATGATGTAGTCTTTCCACTGGAATTTAATGCTGAAAAACCTGGATTTTTGCAGCATTATCATAATGAAGATCTTTGGATCAGTAAATGCCATGATCATTTTTTATGGTGTTTTCATGAAAAGCAGCAGGATAAATATATAGTCAGATTACTGATCTCCGATCAAAAACAGATTCTAGATGAAGCAGTAATTATTCGGGATCTAGATTTAAAATTGGTGCAAATTTATTTTCAGATTGGGTGTCAGATTTTTCTTTTAACACACAATAAACAGGAATTTGTATCGTATTTAGTATAATTGTAAAACATGATGAATATTCTATCAAAATCTACCACATATAAAACACTAGCATTCTTATCATTAACAATGTTAGCTATGAATCATAACAAAGTGACAGCGGGCACATTTTCTACAACTGCTGTACCTGATTCAGTAGGAGTCGAAAAAATTGATGGTCAGGAATATGTTCTTTTCAAAATTGAAAAGGGCGACAACTATTATCAATTGAGTAAGCGGTATAAAACAAGTGTTGGCAAATTAACAGAGTTAAATGGAAATAAAACATTGGCTGTCGGACAGATTGTTAAAATCCCTACCGGAAGAATGTTTTATGTAACACCAAGTAATCCGAAGAATAACAATAAAGGAACTCAAAAAGAACTCATCGATTATAAAGTCGGTGACCAAGAAACACTTTATGCGATCTCCCGTAAATTTGATGTAACAGTTGAAGAAATCAAAAGAGCGAATAATTTGCGTTCTAATAATATCAGTGGCGGCCAGATTTTAAAAATCCCAAGTAATGGTACTTTTATTATTCCACAAAAACCAGATACCATTTTAATTACTCCAGATACCACCAATGTAGAAGAACCGACCATTACAGCCAATAAATATGGTATTCGTGAAAAAACAGAACGTGGGATCGGTGTTTGGATTGATGGACTGAACGAAAGCGGCACCAGCAATTTGGCTCTTCATAAAACAGCGGCTATCGGTACCGTCTTAAAAATCACGAACCCCATGACCAGAAGTGTCACTTATGCTAAAGTCGTTGGGAAATTTAATGAAAATGCAGATACGCACAATGCAATAGTTGTTTTATCAAAATCTGCAGCAGCCTATATTGGCGCATTAGATAAACGCTTTCAAGTCGAAATTACTTACGGAGTTCCCTTAGAGGACTAGTATGCATCGATTCTTTTCGAATATTATATATTAAATGAATAAAAAACCATATGTCATAGGAATCGCAGGTAGCAGCGGTTCTGGTAAAACATTTTTTCTAAACTGTTTTTTAAAACACTTTAGTCCTGAAGAAGTAACGCTCATCTCACAAGATGACTATTACATTCCTGCTAATACAAAAACTCAGGAGGAAAATAAATTGTACAATTTTGATCTTCCAACTTCGATCGATCGCGATGCTTTTTACAAAGATATTAGTGATCTTTTTGAAGGCAAAACAATTTATAAAGAAGAATATACGTTCAACAATCCGGCAATAAAGCCTAAGATGTTGGAAATAAAACCAGCACCGATTCTAATCATTGAAGGTCTGTTTATCTATCACTATACAGAGGTAAATCAGTTAATCGATCATCGTATATTTTTGGATGCAAATCAAGAAATCGCTTTGGAACGCAGGTTGCGTCGTGATCTGATCGAACGCGGCTATTTTGAAGATGATGTGCTATATAAGTGGGTCAATCACGTGTTACCATCTTATAATGAATATTTATTGCCTTACAAAAATACCTGTGATCAGGTCATTATCAATAATACGGATGATCCAGCACCAATTTGGAAGATCACGGATGATATCTGTCAGGAACTTAAAGATAAAATATATAAATAACGATTAAAAGACTGCACGATGCAGTCTTTTTTGTTTTCAATCTGTGCTAAAGGGTTTGTGTATACTTATTATTTAGCTATCTTTGCGCCAGCAAACAAATTATACTAATGAGCCATTCTGTAAAGATTAAAAATGCTTTAGTGTCTGTATATTATAAAGACAACTTAGCACCATTAATTCAATTATTAAACAAATACGGTGTTACCTTCTATTCTACAGGTGGCACAGAAGCTTTCATCAAAGATCTAGGTATTGATGTAGTTCCTGTAGAAGACTTAACGAGCTATCCTTCTATTTTAGGAGGTCGTGTTAAAACATTACACCCAAAAGTATTTGGTGGTATATTAGCAAGAAGACCTTTGGAAAGTGATCAACAGCAATTAGCACAATACGAAATTCCAGAAATTGATTTAGTCATTGTTGATTTATATCCATTTGAAGAAACAGTCGCTTCTGGAGCTTCAGAGGAAGATATCATCGAAAAAATTGATATCGGAGGTATTTCATTGATCCGTGCTGCAGCCAAAAACTTTAATGATGTCGTTATTTTATCCTCAAAAAATGACTATACGGCATTAGAAGAAATGCTAGCCAATCAAGAAGGAACAACAACTTTGGAACAACGTAAAGAATTTGCTAAGCTGGCTTTCAATACTTCTTCTCACTACGACACTGCTATTTTCAATTACTTCAATAAAGAAAATACACTTGATGTCTTCAAACAATCTGAACAAAAAGCTCAAGTATTGCGTTACGGCGAAAACCCTCATCAAAAAGGTGTTTTCTATGGTGATTTAGAGGCTATGTTCACCAAATTGAACGGGAAAGAATTATCGTATAACAATTTAGTAGATGTTGATGCAGCAGTAGCAATTATTGATGAATTTACAGAACCAACATTTGCAATTTTAAAACATACAAATGCATGTGGAGTAGCTTCACGTCCAACAATCAAACAAGCATGGGTTGATGCTTTAGCGTGTGATCCAGTTTCTGCATTTGGTGGTGTACTGATTACAAATGGTGAGGTCGATGCTGAAACTGCTACTGAAATCAATAATTTGTTTTTTGAAGTGCTCATCGCTCCTGCTTACTCTGAAGAAGCAATTGCAATTCTTACAGCAAAGAAAAACCGCATTATTTTAGTACGCAAAGAAGTGAAATTACCTACACAACAATTCAAAACATTGTTGAACGGGGTTATCCAACAGGATAAGGACAATACGGTTGAAGGACCTGAGGAGATGACTGCAGTTACTCGCGTAGTACCAACAGCAGCTCAATTAGAAGACTTATTTTTCGCAAACAAAATTGTAAAACATACGAAATCAAATACAATTGTATTTGCTAAAAATGGCACATTAATTACTTCTGGTGTAGGCCAGACATCAAGAGTAGACTCTTTGAAACAAGCTATTGAAAAAGCAAATGCTTTTGGGTTTGACTTGAAAGGTTGTTCAATGGCTTCTGATGCTTTCTTCCCTTTCCCTGACTGTGTTGAAATTGCAGCTGAGGCGGGTATCGCAGCAGTGCTTCAACCAGGAGGATCGATCAAAGATCAGTTATCTATTGATATGTGCAATGAAAAAGGGTTAGCGATGGTCACCACAGGTGTGCGCCATTTCAAACACTAATCATCCATAATAAACAATATTTAAAAAAAGGCTCATAAATTTTTATTATGAGCCTTTTTTGATAGATCAATTCACATCACTGCAATTTCCAATAATTAGAAAGAGGTTAATGCTTATCTTTGATATCATTATAATTTCAGGTTGTTCATTTTCATAAAAATAGTTTAAACATCTAGCGTATGTACATTGCAATTTTAAGAGGGATCAATGTAAGTGGCCGAAATCTCATCAAAATGGAGGCTTTGCGACATGCTTTTGAATCATTAGGTTTTAAACAAATCTCTACCTATATCCAAAGTGGAAATGTGATATTTCACTCTGATATCACAGATGAAACTACTTTGGAAAATATAATCAGAAATATGATCTTACAGGATTTCGGTTATGATATTCCGTGTATAGTTGTTCACGCAGATCAATTAGAACAGATTATCGACCAAAATCCGCTCACTGCCCAGATCGATAAAGATGTGGCTTTTTTTCATGTAACCTTACTAGCTGAAAAACCAAAATCAAATGATATGACTAGTCTAAGGGAAAAGAAACAACTTGATGAAGAAATCTTTTTGGTTGATAGAGCGGTTTATCTATACTGCCCATATGGGTACGGGAAGACCAAATTAACGAACAACCTAATCGAATCAAAACTAAAAGTATCTGCTACGACAAGAAATTGGAGAACACTCCATGAACTACTTAAAATGGCATCACAAACAGTTCTTTAATAATAAAGGCGACCGATGGTCGCCTTTATTATTATCATAATAATTTTTAGATACTTGGAATATTCACCAGTTCATTGGTATCAGCATTATAATCGATACCATCAAAATTAAAACCGAATAGGTTAAAGAATTCGTCACGGTAACCTTGTATGTCTGAAATTTCAGATAAATTTTCTGTACATGCTTGTTCCCAAAGTGCAGCTACCTCAGCTTGTACATCTGCTCTCATTTCTAAATCGTCAACACGGATGCGGCCTTTTTCGTCCAATTGAACTTGACCATCAGCCGTATAAAGACGTTCGGCAAATAAACGTTGCATCTGCTCGATTGTTCCTTCGTGAATACCTTTTTCTTTCATCACTTTATATAACAATGAAATATATAAAGGAACAACAGGGATCGCTGAACTCGATTGTGTCACCAAAGCTTTATTAACAGATACATAAGAGACTCCGTTGATATCTTTCAATAATGCATTGATCGCTGGGACAGTTCCTTCTAGATCGTCTTTAGCACGCCCTATTGTACCATTACGATAAATGGGAAATGTAAGCTCAGGGCCTATATAAGAATAAGCAACAGTCTTAGCACCTTCTGCTAAAACGCCAGCTTCTTTTAAATCTTCCATCCAGAATTTCCAATCTTCACCACCCATCACTGCTACCGTATTTGCAATCTCTTCTTGATTATCAATTGGATTGATCGTAATATCTGAAACTACACCAGTGTGAAAATCGACTGTTTTATTTGTAAAAGGAACATCAATTGGTTTCAAAACGGAAGCATGTGCTACGCCGGTTTTGGGATGTGTTCTTCGTGGAGAAGCTAAACTGTAAATCACTAAATCAACTTGACCTAAGTCTTGTTTAATTAATTCGATCGTTTGTTTTTTAATTTCGTCAGAAAAAGCATCGCCATTGATACTTTTTGCATAAAGACCAGCCTCTTGTGCTTCTTTTTCAAAAGCAGCGGTATTGTACCAACCAGCTGTACCAGGTTTACCCTCTGCTGCAGGTTTTTCAAAAAATACGCCAATTGTTGCTGCTCCAGAACCGAATGCTGCCGAAATACGAGATGCAATACCAAATCCCGTAGATGCACCAATGACCAATACTTTCTTAGGGCCATTGGCAATTTCGCCTTTGGATTTTACGTATTCAATCTGGTTTTTAATGTTTTGCGCAGTTCCTTCTGGATGCGAGGTTAAACAAATAAAACCTCTAGTTCTTGGTTGTATAATCATAATGATTAATTTTCTTACTCATGTTTTATTAAGGATGCAAAATAAACAAATTTTAGTAACAATTGATGCATAAATCAAGAATATCTTTTCAAGATATGGGATACAGGATCTCTTGTTATTGTCATATCCATTAATTACTTTAGAAGAGATTAATCTTCATGCTTACAAAATATGCTCCTTACAAATAAATCAAAAGCACTTTCACTCGGTATATTAGCCTCCTTATTTTTTGCAAGCACATTTGTACTTAACCGTATCATGGCTGTTTCTGGGGGTGGATGGCAGTGGTCAGCAGCCTTACGCTTTGTATGGATGCTGCCTCTATTATTACTCATCGTTATGATACGGGGAAATTTTAAGCAATTACTGTTAGAGATGAAAACTAATCTAGGACAATGGGTGCTTTGGAGTACAATTGGATTTGGACTCTTTTATGCTCTATTGACATTTGGTGCCAGTTATGGGCCTTCGTGGTTAGTTGCAGGTACATTTGAGTTTACCATCATTGCAGGTATGTTTATTGGTCCTCTAATCGAAAAAAGAGGTCAGCGACAGCCCTTTTCAAAAGCTACTTTATTTTTTTCTTGCATTATTTTCTTGGGTATAATAATCATGCAAATTTCTGAAGCAAAATCTACTTCTTGGCCAACCCTATTAGGAGGTGCTATCCCTGTTTTAATCGCTGCGATTGCCTATCCACTCGGTAACCGAAAAATGATGGGCATCACAAAAGGGCGTTTGGATACTTATCAACGTATTCTGGGCATGACCCTTGCGAGCATGCCTTTCTGGATCATCCTGATGGTATATGGCTATCAAGAACATGGACTTCCAGATCAAGACCAGCTCTTCCAAACTCTGCTCGTGGCTGTATTTTCGGGCGTTATCGCCACATTGCTCTTCTTTAAAGGGACAGAACTGGTACAACATGATCATAAAGGACTTGCTGCTGTAGAGGCTACCCAAGCCATGGAAGTGATCTTTACACTAGTTGGTGAAATCATGATTTTAAGCAGTCCTTTCCCTAACAACCTAGCTACTTTGGGTATTTTCTTAGTGGTAGTAGGTATGTATCTGCATAGTAAAAACAATTAATGATTGAGGGTCTTACTTATTTTATCTAAATTGAGGCTATTGGCCATAGCCGAAAATATTTTGTAATAAGTGCCTCGTTGATCGTAAAGATCTTCGTGGATACCTTTTTCTACTACCCGGCCTTTTTCCATAACCACAATTTCATTGGAATCAATAATCTGGGAGATACTATGCGAGACAATAATAACCGTACGGTCTTTCTTGATTGCATCTAAGCTATTTTTTATTTGCTCAGTAGCGATTGCATCTAAATTAGCCGTTGGCTCATCCAAGAAAATAATTGGCGGATTTTTTAAAAATAGTCGGGCAATGGCAATACGTTGTTGTTGACCGCCAGATAAGAGATGAGCACCGGAGTCATATCCTTGTGGTAATTCCATAATCTGTTCATGGATATAAGCGTCCTTGGCCGCCTGTATGATTTCTTCCCTTGTACTCCCTATTTTTCCATATTCGATATTTTCGAAAATCGATCCTTTAAAAATATGGTTGCGCTGCAATACCATACCAATATTTTTTCGCAAAAAATTGGTATCATAGTTTTTAAGATCCACGCTATCCAATAGTATCCTCCCTGCTGTAGGTTCATAAAATTTGTCGAGCAGATTGATCACTGTGCTTTTTCCGGCGCCGCTCAGTCCCACTAGTGCTGTGATCTGATTGGGTTTTATTTCAAAGGAGATATCTCGGAGTGCATGAGTGCCATTGGGGTACTCAAATGATACATCTTCAATCACTATGTGACCTTTAATTTGATCAGGTCTTAAAGTTCCACTCCCTTCGATCAGGTCGTCAGATTCCAGTATTTCGAAAAAAGATTCTGAATAGATTAAAGCATCGTTGACCTCATCATAAATACGATGCAATTGGCGGATTGGTGCCGAGACATTGGAAAATAGCATAATATGAAACATGATTGCACCGATGGTAATCTGGTTGTCCAAGACCAAAAAAGCGGTTAACACAATGATGGCAACGACCGCTATTTGTTCAATAAAGTTCTTTAAGCTATCAAAAATGAAACTCGTTTTCCTTGTTTGCATCTGATTTTCGGTCATCTCATACTGGATCTTTTCATGGCGATCGGCCTCTTCAGGCTCGCGAACAAAAGATTTAATGACCAATATGGAGTCAATCAAATTGATGATCCTATTATTTTTCGATTCTCTATACTTCCGCATTTGACGTCTAAATCCACTTAATTTTCCAGCTTGTGTCTGACTGATATAAAAATAAATGGGGATGACTGCCAAGCCTACTAGTCCCACATATAGGTTTGCCATAAACATACAGACGAGGGCTACAATCGCATTGGCAAACAGTGGCAAGATATCGATAAAGAAATTTTGGACTAATCGCGTCAGTGAGCTGATACCCGAGTCGATCCGTGTTTGCAATTTGCCACTTTCATTTTCTTCTGACGTGTAAAAGGCCATCTTATATGTCAAGATTTTTTCGACAATGCGCTGTGAAAAATCACGGGCAATAAATATACGTAGTTTCTCACCATAGAACTTTTGACCAAATTGGATAAAAGAATAGACAATCTCTTTGACCAAAAGTACTCCCGAAATAACTCCTATCAAATGCATTCCCTTAGATAAAGGTTCTTTTGCCACCATCAAATCACTAATCGAATCAACCGTATACTTCAAAATAAAGGCATTGATCTGTGCAGCAAAAGAGCCGACTAAGGTTAAAAGTAAAGTATAAAAAATAAGATTTTTATAGGGCTTGGCAAAAGGTGTTATTTTTTTAAACAGTAGTGATATCGTCATATATGAAGGAAA is a window encoding:
- a CDS encoding LysM peptidoglycan-binding domain-containing protein produces the protein MNHNKVTAGTFSTTAVPDSVGVEKIDGQEYVLFKIEKGDNYYQLSKRYKTSVGKLTELNGNKTLAVGQIVKIPTGRMFYVTPSNPKNNNKGTQKELIDYKVGDQETLYAISRKFDVTVEEIKRANNLRSNNISGGQILKIPSNGTFIIPQKPDTILITPDTTNVEEPTITANKYGIREKTERGIGVWIDGLNESGTSNLALHKTAAIGTVLKITNPMTRSVTYAKVVGKFNENADTHNAIVVLSKSAAAYIGALDKRFQVEITYGVPLED
- a CDS encoding uridine kinase, with protein sequence MNKKPYVIGIAGSSGSGKTFFLNCFLKHFSPEEVTLISQDDYYIPANTKTQEENKLYNFDLPTSIDRDAFYKDISDLFEGKTIYKEEYTFNNPAIKPKMLEIKPAPILIIEGLFIYHYTEVNQLIDHRIFLDANQEIALERRLRRDLIERGYFEDDVLYKWVNHVLPSYNEYLLPYKNTCDQVIINNTDDPAPIWKITDDICQELKDKIYK
- the purH gene encoding bifunctional phosphoribosylaminoimidazolecarboxamide formyltransferase/IMP cyclohydrolase; its protein translation is MSHSVKIKNALVSVYYKDNLAPLIQLLNKYGVTFYSTGGTEAFIKDLGIDVVPVEDLTSYPSILGGRVKTLHPKVFGGILARRPLESDQQQLAQYEIPEIDLVIVDLYPFEETVASGASEEDIIEKIDIGGISLIRAAAKNFNDVVILSSKNDYTALEEMLANQEGTTTLEQRKEFAKLAFNTSSHYDTAIFNYFNKENTLDVFKQSEQKAQVLRYGENPHQKGVFYGDLEAMFTKLNGKELSYNNLVDVDAAVAIIDEFTEPTFAILKHTNACGVASRPTIKQAWVDALACDPVSAFGGVLITNGEVDAETATEINNLFFEVLIAPAYSEEAIAILTAKKNRIILVRKEVKLPTQQFKTLLNGVIQQDKDNTVEGPEEMTAVTRVVPTAAQLEDLFFANKIVKHTKSNTIVFAKNGTLITSGVGQTSRVDSLKQAIEKANAFGFDLKGCSMASDAFFPFPDCVEIAAEAGIAAVLQPGGSIKDQLSIDMCNEKGLAMVTTGVRHFKH
- a CDS encoding DUF1697 domain-containing protein, which encodes MYIAILRGINVSGRNLIKMEALRHAFESLGFKQISTYIQSGNVIFHSDITDETTLENIIRNMILQDFGYDIPCIVVHADQLEQIIDQNPLTAQIDKDVAFFHVTLLAEKPKSNDMTSLREKKQLDEEIFLVDRAVYLYCPYGYGKTKLTNNLIESKLKVSATTRNWRTLHELLKMASQTVL
- the fabV gene encoding enoyl-ACP reductase FabV, which encodes MIIQPRTRGFICLTSHPEGTAQNIKNQIEYVKSKGEIANGPKKVLVIGASTGFGIASRISAAFGSGAATIGVFFEKPAAEGKPGTAGWYNTAAFEKEAQEAGLYAKSINGDAFSDEIKKQTIELIKQDLGQVDLVIYSLASPRRTHPKTGVAHASVLKPIDVPFTNKTVDFHTGVVSDITINPIDNQEEIANTVAVMGGEDWKFWMEDLKEAGVLAEGAKTVAYSYIGPELTFPIYRNGTIGRAKDDLEGTVPAINALLKDINGVSYVSVNKALVTQSSSAIPVVPLYISLLYKVMKEKGIHEGTIEQMQRLFAERLYTADGQVQLDEKGRIRVDDLEMRADVQAEVAALWEQACTENLSEISDIQGYRDEFFNLFGFNFDGIDYNADTNELVNIPSI
- a CDS encoding multidrug resistance efflux transporter family protein, giving the protein MLLTNKSKALSLGILASLFFASTFVLNRIMAVSGGGWQWSAALRFVWMLPLLLLIVMIRGNFKQLLLEMKTNLGQWVLWSTIGFGLFYALLTFGASYGPSWLVAGTFEFTIIAGMFIGPLIEKRGQRQPFSKATLFFSCIIFLGIIIMQISEAKSTSWPTLLGGAIPVLIAAIAYPLGNRKMMGITKGRLDTYQRILGMTLASMPFWIILMVYGYQEHGLPDQDQLFQTLLVAVFSGVIATLLFFKGTELVQHDHKGLAAVEATQAMEVIFTLVGEIMILSSPFPNNLATLGIFLVVVGMYLHSKNN
- a CDS encoding ABC transporter ATP-binding protein, encoding MTISLLFKKITPFAKPYKNLIFYTLLLTLVGSFAAQINAFILKYTVDSISDLMVAKEPLSKGMHLIGVISGVLLVKEIVYSFIQFGQKFYGEKLRIFIARDFSQRIVEKILTYKMAFYTSEENESGKLQTRIDSGISSLTRLVQNFFIDILPLFANAIVALVCMFMANLYVGLVGLAVIPIYFYISQTQAGKLSGFRRQMRKYRESKNNRIINLIDSILVIKSFVREPEEADRHEKIQYEMTENQMQTRKTSFIFDSLKNFIEQIAVVAIIVLTAFLVLDNQITIGAIMFHIMLFSNVSAPIRQLHRIYDEVNDALIYSESFFEILESDDLIEGSGTLRPDQIKGHIVIEDVSFEYPNGTHALRDISFEIKPNQITALVGLSGAGKSTVINLLDKFYEPTAGRILLDSVDLKNYDTNFLRKNIGMVLQRNHIFKGSIFENIEYGKIGSTREEIIQAAKDAYIHEQIMELPQGYDSGAHLLSGGQQQRIAIARLFLKNPPIIFLDEPTANLDAIATEQIKNSLDAIKKDRTVIIVSHSISQIIDSNEIVVMEKGRVVEKGIHEDLYDQRGTYYKIFSAMANSLNLDKISKTLNH